One stretch of Lacimicrobium alkaliphilum DNA includes these proteins:
- the lpxD gene encoding UDP-3-O-(3-hydroxymyristoyl)glucosamine N-acyltransferase, whose amino-acid sequence MKTYSLSQLAEYLGAEVRGDGDVKIHAVSTLARAGKGQISFLSNSKYRSQLRDTKADAVIVQPDDLEFCPVNALVMKNPYVGFARLAQLMDTTPAAAELVSPHAVMAADVELGRGVGIGANAVIESGVKLGDGVQIGAGCVIGKNVTIGAGTKLWANVTLYHDVQIGRDCLIQSAAVIGADGFGYANDNGQWVKIPQLGRVIIGDRVEIGASTTIDRGALDDTCLADGVIIDNQCQIAHNVVIGENTAIAGCTVVGGSTRIGRNCTIGGLSAITGHVEIADNVHFTGMSMVTKGVSQAGAYSSGLPSQPSREWRKAVANVRSLERLSQRVRKLEKHYSEHDSADKGDR is encoded by the coding sequence ATGAAAACCTACAGCCTCAGTCAACTGGCTGAGTACCTTGGCGCCGAAGTCCGGGGCGATGGCGATGTGAAGATTCACGCCGTCTCAACCCTGGCCAGGGCGGGCAAAGGTCAGATTTCCTTTTTATCCAATAGCAAGTATCGTAGCCAGCTCAGAGACACGAAGGCTGATGCTGTGATCGTGCAGCCAGACGACCTGGAGTTCTGTCCTGTTAATGCGCTGGTGATGAAAAACCCCTACGTGGGCTTTGCCAGACTGGCGCAATTGATGGACACAACACCGGCGGCGGCAGAGCTGGTATCACCTCACGCGGTGATGGCGGCAGATGTCGAGCTGGGCCGGGGAGTCGGGATTGGCGCCAATGCAGTGATTGAATCCGGGGTCAAGCTTGGTGACGGTGTGCAAATTGGCGCAGGTTGTGTCATTGGTAAAAACGTGACCATTGGTGCCGGTACTAAACTCTGGGCTAATGTGACCCTTTATCACGATGTACAGATCGGTCGTGATTGCCTGATCCAGTCCGCTGCGGTGATTGGTGCAGATGGCTTCGGGTATGCCAATGATAATGGCCAGTGGGTTAAGATCCCCCAGCTTGGCCGTGTCATTATCGGTGACCGGGTCGAGATTGGTGCCAGTACCACAATAGACAGAGGCGCACTGGATGATACCTGCCTGGCTGATGGTGTGATCATCGATAACCAGTGCCAGATAGCGCACAATGTGGTTATAGGTGAAAACACGGCGATAGCCGGTTGCACTGTAGTGGGAGGCAGCACCCGTATTGGTCGCAACTGTACCATAGGGGGGCTGAGCGCCATTACCGGCCATGTTGAAATAGCCGATAATGTGCACTTTACCGGTATGAGCATGGTGACTAAGGGGGTCAGTCAGGCCGGGGCCTACTCATCGGGCTTACCGTCCCAGCCAAGCCGCGAGTGGCGTAAAGCCGTGGCGAATGTGCGCAGTCTTGAGCGGCTCAGCCAACGTGTCAGAAAACTGGAAAAACATTATTCAGAGCACGACAGTGCTGACAAAGGAGACAGGTAG
- the fabZ gene encoding 3-hydroxyacyl-ACP dehydratase FabZ, with product MANELKRIDIEEIMELLPHRYPFLLIDRVTDYELGVSIKAYKNISFNEPCFTGHFPGKPIFPGVMILEAMAQAAGILGFKTAGNTDELYLYAGIDKARFKRPVVPGDRLEFDVVLIKEKRGIWKFSGVASVDGEEACSAEFMCAMRKM from the coding sequence TTGGCTAACGAGTTAAAGCGCATCGACATCGAAGAGATCATGGAGCTATTGCCCCATCGTTATCCTTTCTTGCTGATAGACAGGGTGACAGATTATGAGCTGGGTGTTTCCATCAAGGCCTATAAGAATATTTCATTTAATGAACCCTGTTTTACCGGGCATTTCCCGGGTAAGCCTATTTTCCCCGGCGTGATGATTCTGGAAGCCATGGCACAGGCAGCGGGGATACTCGGCTTTAAAACTGCGGGAAATACCGATGAGCTGTATCTGTATGCCGGCATTGATAAGGCTCGTTTCAAGCGTCCGGTGGTGCCCGGTGACAGACTTGAGTTCGATGTGGTGCTGATCAAAGAAAAACGGGGAATCTGGAAGTTTTCCGGTGTTGCCAGTGTGGATGGTGAGGAGGCCTGTAGTGCCGAATTCATGTGTGCAATGAGGAAGATGTAA
- the lpxA gene encoding acyl-ACP--UDP-N-acetylglucosamine O-acyltransferase: MIHQTALIDPAATLGSNVKVGAYTVIGADVEIGDNTVIESHVVLKGPSRIGKDNHFYQFCSIGEDCQDLKYAGEPTRLEIGDGNTFRECVTVHRGTVQDNSLTRIGNNNLLMAYVHLAHDCMVGSNNIFANNASVAGHVHVGDWAILGGMSGVHQFCHVGSHSFCAAGTILLRDLPPYVMVGGKGASPHGINAEGLRRRGYSKEAILQIRRAYKVLYRSGKTTEEALRELREMAKRAPELEMLVDFIANSSRGIVR, translated from the coding sequence GTGATTCACCAGACAGCCCTAATAGATCCTGCCGCCACCCTGGGCAGCAACGTAAAAGTTGGTGCTTATACCGTGATTGGTGCAGATGTAGAGATTGGTGACAACACGGTGATCGAGTCCCATGTGGTGCTCAAGGGGCCGAGCCGTATTGGCAAAGACAATCATTTTTATCAGTTCTGTTCCATCGGTGAAGACTGCCAGGATCTCAAATATGCCGGTGAGCCGACAAGGCTGGAAATTGGTGATGGCAATACCTTCAGAGAATGTGTCACGGTGCACCGGGGCACGGTTCAGGACAATTCATTAACCCGCATAGGTAACAACAATCTGCTGATGGCCTATGTGCATCTTGCCCATGATTGCATGGTAGGTAGCAATAATATCTTTGCTAACAATGCCAGCGTTGCCGGCCATGTACATGTTGGTGACTGGGCCATCTTAGGTGGCATGTCAGGAGTGCACCAGTTTTGTCATGTGGGATCTCATAGCTTCTGTGCCGCAGGGACCATACTGCTGCGTGATTTACCCCCTTATGTAATGGTTGGTGGTAAAGGGGCCAGTCCTCATGGTATTAACGCCGAAGGCCTGCGTCGTCGTGGCTATTCAAAAGAAGCCATATTGCAGATCCGCCGTGCTTATAAGGTGCTTTATCGCAGTGGTAAAACCACCGAAGAGGCATTGCGTGAACTGCGTGAGATGGCAAAACGGGCACCAGAACTGGAAATGTTGGTGGACTTTATCGCTAACTCATCCAGAGGCATCGTCCGCTAG
- the lpxB gene encoding lipid-A-disaccharide synthase, which yields MTTSVTRIGLVAGEASGDILGAGLIQALKKRLPEAEFVGIAGPQMQQQGCRTLFDMEELSVMGLIEVLSRIRRLLAVRRSLVEHFTVNPPDVFVGIDAPDFNLGLEEKLKQQGIPTVHYVSPTVWAWREKRIVKIARATNMVLSLLPFEKIFYDRHQVPCTFVGHTLADAIPLKPDQRAARHELGLDDNDKVLAVLPGSRGGEVQRLLPPFLQTVSLLQQKIPGLKVLIPAANDRRREQILAGLEDCSAKPDVRVLDGQSRQVMIAADAVLLASGTASLEAMLCKKPMLVAYKFNWLTYQMGKRMYKPEWFSLPNLLANEELVPELVQHQVVPQTMAEKLQPMLENGSPELICRFEQLHQQLKIGADERAAEAIIRLLNANEHAAI from the coding sequence ATGACAACCTCAGTAACCCGAATTGGTCTTGTCGCCGGAGAAGCCTCCGGCGATATTTTAGGTGCCGGCCTGATTCAGGCCCTTAAAAAAAGGCTGCCTGAAGCCGAGTTTGTTGGTATTGCGGGACCACAGATGCAGCAGCAAGGCTGCCGGACGCTTTTCGATATGGAAGAGTTATCGGTAATGGGCCTGATCGAAGTACTTTCGAGAATACGTCGGTTGCTGGCCGTGCGACGTTCCCTGGTTGAACATTTTACTGTTAACCCGCCCGATGTATTTGTGGGCATTGATGCTCCGGACTTTAATCTGGGCCTGGAAGAAAAGCTCAAGCAGCAGGGCATACCCACAGTGCACTACGTCAGCCCCACAGTGTGGGCCTGGCGGGAAAAACGTATTGTGAAAATAGCCCGGGCCACCAACATGGTGCTCAGCCTGCTGCCGTTTGAAAAGATCTTTTATGATCGCCATCAGGTGCCCTGTACTTTTGTCGGCCATACCCTTGCCGATGCTATTCCGCTGAAGCCGGATCAGCGGGCGGCCAGGCATGAGCTGGGACTGGACGATAATGATAAAGTACTGGCAGTGTTACCGGGCAGTCGTGGTGGTGAAGTACAACGCTTGCTGCCGCCCTTCTTGCAGACGGTTTCATTATTACAACAAAAAATACCCGGGCTAAAGGTGCTGATCCCCGCCGCCAATGACAGACGCAGGGAGCAGATTCTAGCCGGTCTTGAGGACTGTTCTGCAAAGCCGGATGTCAGGGTGCTGGATGGTCAGTCCCGCCAGGTTATGATAGCTGCAGATGCGGTTTTACTGGCTTCCGGGACGGCCTCATTAGAAGCCATGTTGTGCAAAAAGCCGATGCTGGTGGCGTATAAATTTAACTGGCTGACTTACCAGATGGGTAAACGTATGTATAAACCGGAGTGGTTTTCACTGCCAAATCTGCTGGCCAATGAAGAGTTGGTACCTGAGCTGGTTCAGCATCAGGTGGTGCCACAGACCATGGCTGAGAAATTACAACCTATGCTGGAAAATGGCTCCCCGGAACTGATTTGCCGCTTTGAACAATTGCATCAGCAGTTGAAGATTGGCGCCGATGAGCGGGCTGCCGAGGCCATTATAAGGTTGTTAAATGCGAACGAACATGCAGCAATATAA
- the rnhB gene encoding ribonuclease HII, which produces MQQYKLIAGVDEVGRGPLVGDVVTAAVILDPRHPIQGLTDSKALSEKKRQHFYALIKEKALCWAIGRASPAEIDSLNILHATMLAMERAVEGLFIQPEHVMVDGNRCPNWRYSSEAVVKGDGLIPAISAASILAKVTRDTEMAELARRYPEYGFERHKGYPTPAHLQSLTELGPISQHRLSFKPVQRALQQQQDSTDG; this is translated from the coding sequence ATGCAGCAATATAAACTTATTGCCGGTGTGGATGAAGTGGGCCGGGGCCCTCTGGTGGGCGATGTGGTGACGGCTGCGGTTATTCTCGATCCCAGACACCCCATTCAGGGGCTGACAGATTCCAAGGCCCTGAGCGAGAAGAAGCGTCAGCATTTTTATGCACTTATCAAAGAAAAAGCACTGTGTTGGGCCATCGGCAGAGCGAGCCCGGCAGAGATCGACAGCCTGAATATACTGCATGCCACTATGCTGGCCATGGAGCGGGCGGTAGAGGGGCTGTTTATTCAGCCTGAACACGTGATGGTAGATGGCAACCGCTGCCCCAACTGGCGCTACTCCAGTGAAGCGGTGGTAAAAGGTGACGGTCTTATTCCAGCCATATCGGCGGCGTCAATTCTTGCCAAAGTCACCAGAGATACGGAGATGGCCGAGCTGGCCAGGCGTTATCCTGAATATGGATTCGAACGTCACAAGGGCTACCCCACCCCGGCGCATCTTCAGAGTCTGACCGAACTCGGCCCGATTTCACAGCACCGACTCAGTTTTAAACCCGTGCAGCGTGCTCTGCAACAACAGCAGGACAGTACCGATGGCTGA
- the dnaE gene encoding DNA polymerase III subunit alpha, producing MAEPDFVHLRVHSDFSMMDGLNKTGPILDKVRALNMPAVAITDQMNLCGLVRFYDKAHSLGIKPIIGADFWIQSDALGEQIYRLTLLAKNNQGYQNITQLISRAYLRGHIQERPVIDQSWLAEHAEGIILLSGAMQGDLGIALSKGNGELAEDIVAFYQRHFAGHYYLELMRTGRPGEEDYLHRAVDIARQHQLPVVATNEVCFLEARHFDAHEIRVAIHDGYTLDDKRRPKRYSAEQYLRSSEEMAQLFADIPEALQNSVEIARRCNVTVRLGEYFLPKFPTGDMTDEDFLVMKSEQGLEERLAFLFPDSQERQAKRGEYDERLKIELQVINQMGFPGYFLIVMEFIQWSKDNGIPVGPGRGSGAGSLVAYALKITDLDPLEFDLLFERFLNPERVSMPDFDVDFCMDRRDEVIDHVADLYGREAVSQIITFGTMAAKAVVRDVGRVLGHPYGFVDRISKLIPGDPGMTLSKAFEVEPRLPETYAQDEEVRDLIDMARILEGVTRNAGKHAGGVVIAPTKITDFSPLYCDEHGQYPVTQFDKNDVETAGLVKFDFLGLRTLTIIQWALDMIKSGQGKDIDITAIPLIDSPSFKLLQNAETTAVFQLESRGMKDLIKRLRPDSFEDIIALVALFRPGPLQSGMVDNFIDRKHGREEISYPDAQYQHECLQEILEPTYGIILYQEQVMQIAQVMAGYSLGEADLLRRAMGKKKPEEMAKQREVFRTGAAKNNIDPDLAMKIFDLVEKFAGYGFNKSHSAAYALVSYQTLWLKTHYPAEFMAAVMSADMDNTDKIVTLVDECQRMGLTVLPPDVNTGQYKFSVNGQGQIVYGIGAIKGVGEGPIDAIIEARAKDGGFSDLFDFCARLNLKRINKRVLEKLVLAGAMDNLGPHRASLMASLPEAIAAADQHARAQSFGQEDMFGLLNTEPEQVQQAFADVPQWQEKVWLDGERETLGLYLTGHPINQYQQEIRHYSHGRLVDIKPTGREGSATVVGLVIDMRVLVNKKGRRWAIVTLDDKSARMDVRFFPDMLEEYEAVLQKDKILVISGQVSFDDYSGGNTMSAREVMDIIQAREKNARAVILQIQQQQCSMAQVAQLKGLLSQFQGGTCPVHFDYYHPHAQAVLAVSANWYVTPDDDLLHQLQQVLGEEQVRLEFH from the coding sequence ATGGCTGAACCGGATTTCGTACACCTGCGGGTGCACAGCGACTTTTCGATGATGGATGGCCTGAATAAAACCGGGCCGATTCTGGATAAGGTCAGGGCGCTTAACATGCCGGCGGTAGCGATAACCGATCAGATGAATCTCTGCGGCCTGGTACGTTTTTATGACAAGGCCCATAGTCTGGGCATTAAACCCATTATCGGTGCCGATTTCTGGATTCAGAGTGACGCACTGGGCGAACAGATTTATCGTCTTACCCTGCTGGCGAAGAATAATCAGGGCTATCAGAATATTACCCAGCTTATTTCCCGGGCTTATTTGCGCGGGCATATTCAGGAACGCCCGGTTATTGATCAGAGCTGGCTGGCAGAACATGCTGAGGGCATTATTCTGCTCAGTGGCGCCATGCAGGGCGATCTGGGCATCGCCCTGAGCAAAGGCAATGGGGAGTTGGCAGAGGACATAGTGGCTTTTTACCAGCGCCATTTTGCCGGACATTATTATCTGGAGCTGATGCGCACCGGCCGCCCCGGTGAAGAAGATTATCTGCATCGGGCGGTGGACATTGCCAGGCAACATCAGTTACCTGTGGTGGCGACCAATGAAGTGTGTTTTCTGGAGGCCCGGCACTTCGATGCCCATGAGATTCGGGTGGCTATTCATGATGGTTACACCCTGGACGATAAACGCCGGCCAAAACGTTATAGCGCGGAGCAGTATCTTCGCAGCAGTGAAGAGATGGCTCAGCTGTTTGCCGATATTCCCGAAGCCCTGCAAAACAGCGTAGAGATCGCCAGGCGCTGCAATGTGACGGTGCGTCTGGGCGAATACTTTCTGCCCAAATTTCCTACCGGTGACATGACCGATGAAGACTTCCTGGTGATGAAGTCTGAGCAGGGGCTGGAAGAGCGGCTGGCATTTTTATTTCCCGATTCGCAGGAGCGTCAGGCCAAACGTGGCGAATATGATGAGCGGCTGAAGATAGAACTGCAGGTCATCAACCAGATGGGTTTTCCCGGTTACTTTCTGATCGTGATGGAATTTATTCAATGGAGTAAAGATAACGGTATTCCGGTGGGACCGGGGAGAGGCTCAGGTGCCGGTTCTCTGGTGGCCTATGCGCTGAAAATTACCGACCTTGACCCGCTGGAGTTTGACCTGCTGTTCGAACGTTTTCTTAATCCTGAACGGGTATCCATGCCGGATTTTGATGTGGATTTCTGCATGGACCGGCGGGATGAAGTGATCGATCACGTGGCGGATCTTTATGGTCGCGAAGCGGTCTCTCAGATTATCACCTTCGGCACCATGGCGGCCAAGGCCGTGGTGCGCGATGTGGGCAGGGTGCTTGGACACCCCTATGGGTTTGTCGACAGGATTTCCAAGCTGATCCCCGGCGACCCCGGTATGACCCTGTCCAAAGCCTTTGAGGTAGAACCCCGTCTGCCGGAAACCTATGCTCAGGACGAAGAGGTTCGGGATCTTATCGATATGGCCCGCATCCTTGAGGGGGTCACCCGTAATGCCGGTAAACACGCCGGTGGCGTGGTGATTGCGCCGACTAAAATCACTGACTTTTCACCTTTATATTGTGACGAGCATGGTCAGTATCCGGTTACCCAGTTTGACAAAAACGATGTGGAAACGGCCGGGCTGGTTAAGTTCGACTTTCTGGGACTGCGCACCCTGACCATTATCCAGTGGGCGCTGGATATGATCAAAAGCGGTCAGGGCAAAGACATTGATATCACCGCTATTCCTCTTATAGATTCCCCCAGTTTCAAACTGTTGCAGAATGCCGAGACCACGGCGGTGTTTCAGCTTGAATCCAGGGGCATGAAGGATCTGATCAAGCGCCTGCGCCCGGACAGTTTTGAAGACATTATCGCCCTGGTGGCGCTATTTCGGCCCGGGCCGCTGCAATCTGGCATGGTGGACAACTTTATCGACCGTAAACATGGTCGCGAAGAAATTTCCTATCCCGATGCGCAGTATCAGCATGAATGCCTGCAGGAAATTCTTGAACCCACCTACGGTATTATTCTGTACCAGGAGCAGGTGATGCAGATCGCTCAGGTGATGGCCGGTTATAGCCTTGGCGAAGCCGACCTGCTGCGCCGGGCAATGGGTAAGAAAAAGCCCGAGGAGATGGCCAAACAACGGGAAGTGTTCAGAACCGGAGCGGCGAAAAACAATATTGATCCTGATCTGGCGATGAAGATCTTCGATCTGGTGGAGAAATTTGCCGGCTATGGATTCAACAAGTCCCATTCGGCCGCCTATGCACTGGTGTCTTACCAGACGCTGTGGCTGAAAACCCATTATCCGGCCGAGTTTATGGCGGCGGTGATGTCGGCGGACATGGACAATACCGATAAAATCGTCACCCTGGTGGATGAATGTCAGCGTATGGGGCTGACAGTATTGCCCCCGGATGTGAATACCGGTCAGTATAAATTTTCGGTTAACGGCCAGGGGCAGATTGTTTACGGTATTGGCGCTATCAAGGGAGTGGGTGAAGGCCCCATTGATGCCATTATCGAAGCCAGAGCCAAAGACGGCGGCTTCAGTGACCTGTTTGACTTCTGTGCGCGGCTGAACCTTAAACGCATCAATAAAAGGGTACTGGAAAAGCTGGTGCTGGCCGGTGCCATGGATAACCTTGGCCCCCACCGCGCCTCTTTGATGGCCAGTTTACCGGAGGCTATCGCCGCCGCCGATCAGCATGCCAGGGCTCAGTCCTTTGGTCAGGAAGACATGTTTGGTCTGCTGAATACCGAGCCTGAGCAGGTACAACAAGCCTTTGCCGATGTACCTCAGTGGCAGGAAAAAGTCTGGCTGGATGGCGAGCGCGAGACGCTGGGGCTGTATCTTACCGGCCACCCCATCAATCAGTATCAGCAGGAAATCCGTCACTACAGCCATGGCCGTCTGGTGGATATCAAGCCCACCGGCAGGGAGGGCAGTGCCACTGTCGTGGGGCTGGTGATCGACATGCGGGTGTTAGTGAATAAGAAGGGGCGGCGCTGGGCGATTGTGACACTGGATGATAAAAGTGCCAGAATGGACGTACGTTTCTTCCCTGATATGCTGGAAGAATATGAAGCTGTGCTGCAAAAAGATAAAATTTTGGTAATATCAGGACAGGTCAGCTTTGATGACTATTCCGGGGGCAATACAATGTCGGCCCGTGAAGTGATGGACATTATTCAGGCCAGGGAAAAAAATGCCAGAGCGGTTATACTGCAAATTCAGCAGCAACAGTGCAGCATGGCGCAGGTGGCACAGTTAAAAGGGTTATTGAGTCAGTTTCAGGGGGGAACCTGTCCGGTTCATTTCGATTATTATCACCCTCATGCGCAGGCCGTATTGGCGGTTTCCGCCAACTGGTATGTCACCCCGGATGATGATTTACTGCATCAGTTACAACAGGTATTGGGAGAAGAGCAGGTCAGGCTGGAATTTCATTAA
- the accA gene encoding acetyl-CoA carboxylase carboxyl transferase subunit alpha, producing MSLNYLSFEQPIADLEAKIEELRLVNQGGEFDVGLEEEITKLREKSAELTHKIFSDLGAWQVSQLARHPLRPYTLDYLPRIFTEFDELAGDRAFADDKAIIGGLARLDEQPVMVIGHQKGRDTQEKIKRNFGMPKPEGYRKALRLMKMAERFNLPIITFIDTPGAYPGVGAEERGQSEAIAHNLKVMAGLKVPVICTVIGEGGSGGALAIGVGDRVNMLKYCTYSVISPEGCASILWKSAEKAPLAAEAMGVSAEQIKKLGLINSIVDEPLGGAHRDYDGTAASLKACLKQQLSQLQKLAIPELLEERYQRLMSFGYC from the coding sequence ATGAGTTTGAACTATCTGAGTTTTGAGCAGCCGATTGCTGATTTGGAAGCCAAGATCGAAGAATTACGCCTGGTGAATCAGGGCGGCGAATTCGATGTGGGGCTGGAAGAAGAAATTACCAAGCTCAGGGAAAAAAGTGCTGAGCTGACCCATAAGATCTTCAGTGATTTGGGTGCCTGGCAGGTTTCTCAACTGGCCCGCCATCCTCTGCGTCCTTATACGCTGGATTATTTACCACGTATTTTCACCGAGTTTGATGAGCTGGCAGGTGACCGGGCCTTTGCTGACGATAAAGCTATTATCGGTGGTCTGGCCAGGCTGGATGAGCAGCCAGTAATGGTTATCGGCCATCAGAAGGGCCGCGATACCCAGGAGAAGATCAAGCGCAATTTTGGTATGCCCAAGCCAGAAGGTTATCGCAAAGCGCTCAGGCTGATGAAGATGGCGGAGCGATTTAATCTGCCTATTATCACCTTTATTGACACTCCCGGCGCTTATCCCGGGGTGGGTGCTGAAGAGCGGGGGCAGAGCGAGGCCATCGCCCACAATCTCAAAGTGATGGCCGGGCTCAAGGTTCCGGTTATCTGCACTGTGATTGGTGAGGGTGGTTCAGGCGGCGCACTGGCCATAGGTGTCGGGGACAGGGTCAATATGCTCAAGTACTGCACCTATTCGGTGATTTCTCCCGAGGGTTGTGCCTCGATTCTGTGGAAAAGCGCAGAAAAAGCCCCGCTGGCCGCTGAAGCCATGGGTGTCAGCGCCGAGCAGATCAAGAAGCTGGGCCTGATCAACAGCATAGTGGATGAGCCCTTAGGAGGCGCTCATCGAGATTATGATGGTACCGCAGCCAGCCTCAAAGCCTGTCTGAAACAACAACTGTCGCAGCTACAGAAACTGGCCATACCGGAATTGCTGGAAGAGCGGTATCAGCGGTTAATGTCTTTCGGATATTGTTAG
- the tilS gene encoding tRNA lysidine(34) synthetase TilS, with the protein MLYNEFEQRLLISLQPSQPVYVAYSGGMDSHVVLHLLARFGASHPGHSYGAVHIHHGLSDNADSWLEHCAAICKTMGIDFVSQRLTFSQQKRQSLEAQARTARYQALATVIPQGSLVLLGQHQQDQLETMLLQLKRGAGPKGLSAMAELSERDGLRYLRPLLACSRQQLSQYARQHGLQWIEDESNQDSGFDRNFLRHQIIPLLEQRWPGIQKAVARSATLCAEQQQLLDQQSHISLEQVRAEDNTLCLAALSQFSSAWRSQIIRTWLSEQGAPMPPQTVISRLHQELIEARADASPCISWGAWHFRRFDQRLYLLKGQPAATAKNLIWQGETELNLNHGGCLYLQRSENPPEQGDWLGMQVDGRISIEFDGWSERFRPSGADVSKPLKQWLRLWKIPPWQRAQQPLLRSDGRLVAVPGYAVAEGYQPKKGDKRNLWVAIV; encoded by the coding sequence ATGCTTTACAATGAGTTTGAACAACGCCTGCTCATCAGTCTGCAACCTTCGCAGCCGGTTTATGTGGCCTACAGCGGGGGGATGGACTCCCATGTGGTGCTGCACCTGCTGGCGCGTTTTGGCGCCAGCCATCCGGGGCATTCCTATGGCGCTGTGCATATACATCACGGTTTAAGTGACAATGCCGATAGCTGGCTGGAGCACTGTGCGGCGATCTGCAAAACCATGGGTATCGACTTTGTCAGCCAGCGCCTGACATTCAGCCAACAGAAACGCCAGAGTCTTGAAGCCCAGGCCAGAACCGCCCGATATCAGGCGCTGGCCACTGTTATACCCCAGGGATCCCTGGTATTGCTGGGACAGCATCAACAGGACCAACTGGAAACCATGCTGTTACAGTTAAAGCGTGGTGCCGGCCCTAAGGGACTGAGCGCCATGGCGGAGCTGTCTGAACGGGACGGACTCCGTTATTTGCGTCCGCTGTTGGCATGTAGCCGTCAGCAGTTGAGTCAGTATGCCCGCCAGCATGGTTTGCAATGGATCGAGGATGAATCTAATCAGGATTCAGGCTTTGACCGGAATTTTCTGCGCCATCAGATTATCCCGCTGTTAGAACAGCGCTGGCCAGGTATTCAAAAAGCCGTTGCCCGCAGCGCGACACTGTGCGCCGAGCAGCAGCAGCTACTGGATCAGCAAAGCCATATTAGCCTGGAGCAAGTGAGGGCTGAGGATAACACCCTGTGCCTGGCTGCTCTGAGTCAGTTCAGCAGCGCCTGGCGCAGCCAGATAATCCGGACCTGGCTGTCTGAGCAGGGAGCGCCCATGCCGCCACAGACCGTCATAAGCAGACTCCACCAGGAACTGATTGAGGCCAGAGCGGATGCCTCGCCATGCATCAGTTGGGGAGCCTGGCATTTCAGACGTTTTGATCAACGCTTATATTTACTCAAAGGTCAGCCTGCCGCGACGGCAAAAAACCTAATATGGCAGGGAGAGACCGAGCTGAATCTGAACCATGGCGGTTGTCTTTATTTGCAGCGGAGCGAGAATCCGCCAGAACAGGGTGATTGGCTGGGGATGCAGGTGGATGGCAGGATCAGTATCGAATTTGACGGTTGGTCAGAGCGTTTTCGTCCTTCTGGTGCTGATGTCAGTAAGCCCCTGAAGCAATGGCTGAGGTTATGGAAAATACCGCCCTGGCAAAGAGCGCAACAGCCTTTACTCAGAAGTGATGGCCGCCTGGTGGCCGTGCCAGGCTATGCTGTGGCTGAAGGGTACCAGCCCAAGAAGGGGGATAAGCGCAATCTTTGGGTGGCAATTGTATGA
- a CDS encoding GGDEF domain-containing protein, whose product MDQLAPLYSSTDKNRFFHFGDSGRLLSDSEMLAILQRMLSTPELDKLADIALTLLGERLTVTGLEIHTPELGYATGLAGVYHRQLEAPHHTEPQINISYRFARKPGSHEERLLYELHDCIVVPLAHAMRHAQLSRMATKDHLTGLGNRACFDEALQRLISHARRNGSLFGLVVIDMDKFKAINDEYGHQEGDKVLINVAKAINDCLRDTDFAFRFGGDEFCCLIEDADQKAMLCIAQRIRRAMNGYPLLRQHNVSCSIGVSLYRQGDSSDSLFERADMALYQLKEGNFQEVESA is encoded by the coding sequence TTGGACCAATTAGCCCCCTTATACAGCAGTACTGATAAAAACAGATTCTTCCATTTTGGCGACTCCGGCCGTTTGCTATCTGATAGCGAAATGCTGGCAATATTACAGCGTATGTTGTCAACACCGGAGCTGGATAAGCTGGCAGATATTGCTCTGACTTTGCTGGGAGAGCGACTGACCGTAACCGGGCTGGAGATTCACACGCCGGAGCTGGGTTATGCCACAGGTTTGGCAGGCGTCTATCACCGTCAGCTTGAGGCACCTCACCATACCGAGCCTCAGATCAACATCAGCTATCGCTTTGCACGAAAACCCGGCAGCCATGAAGAAAGGCTGTTATACGAATTGCATGATTGTATTGTCGTGCCACTGGCTCATGCTATGCGACACGCTCAGTTATCCAGAATGGCGACCAAAGACCATCTCACCGGACTGGGTAACCGGGCCTGCTTTGATGAAGCGCTGCAACGTCTGATCAGTCATGCCCGACGCAACGGAAGCCTGTTTGGACTGGTGGTGATCGATATGGATAAGTTCAAAGCGATCAATGATGAATACGGTCATCAGGAAGGTGACAAGGTGTTGATCAACGTGGCCAAAGCCATAAACGATTGTCTGCGGGACACCGACTTTGCATTTCGCTTCGGTGGCGACGAATTTTGCTGTCTGATCGAAGATGCCGATCAGAAGGCCATGCTCTGTATTGCCCAACGCATTCGCCGGGCTATGAATGGCTACCCCTTACTGCGTCAGCACAATGTCAGTTGCAGCATAGGGGTCAGCCTGTACCGCCAGGGTGACAGCAGCGACAGCCTGTTTGAACGGGCCGATATGGCTCTTTATCAGCTCAAAGAAGGTAATTTCCAGGAAGTGGAATCCGCTTAA